From a single Ciconia boyciana chromosome 4, ASM3463844v1, whole genome shotgun sequence genomic region:
- the LOC140651348 gene encoding LOW QUALITY PROTEIN: interferon alpha-2-like (The sequence of the model RefSeq protein was modified relative to this genomic sequence to represent the inferred CDS: deleted 2 bases in 1 codon; substituted 1 base at 1 genomic stop codon) translates to MTFKASQPVSQNINRKGGTXELIFTMNAFGLIQIGLILLCTTTISSLQCNHLPLQQRKVIENSLQLLDKMGKKFPQQCLREKMSFRFPEQVLKPRQKETVKVAIEEIFQHIFYIFSKNLTLAAWDGTALEQFQNGLYQQIEQLEACVIKKQTHHFRSKEVNRLKLKKYFRKIDCFLKDKQHNLCSWEISRAEMRRCLQLTDKVLRKVNN, encoded by the coding sequence ATAAACAGGAAAGGAGGAACGTAAGAGCTTATCTTTACCATGAACGCTTTTGGCTTGATACAAATTGGCCTCATACTGTTGTGCACCACCACCATCTCCAGTCTTCAATGCAATCACCTTCctttacagcaaagaaaagtgATTGAGAACAGCCTGCAACTTTTGGACAAAATGGGCAAAAAGTTTCCTCAACAATGTCTAAGAGAGAAAATGTCCTTCAGATTTCCTGAGCAGGTTCTAAAGCCCAGACAGAAAGAGACTGTCAAAGTGGCCATTGAAGAGATCTTCCAACACATCTTCTATATCTTTAGCAAAAATCTGACTCTAGCTGCTTGGGATGGGACAGCTTTAGAACAATTCCAAAATGGACTTTATCAGCAAATTGAGCAATTGGAGGCATGTGTAATCAAGAAGCAGACCCACCACTTTCGGAGTAAAGAAGTCAACAGGCTGAAACTGAAAAAGTACTTCCGAAAAATAGACTGCTTTCTTAAAGACAAACAACACAACCTGTGCTCCTGGGAGATCAGCCGTGCAGAAATGCGGAGATGTCTTCAATTGACTGATAAAGTCCTAAGGAAGGTTAACAACTAA